DNA from Amycolatopsis sp. DSM 110486:
CGGGGGTGATCACCGGCTACCACGCGATGGTGGACCCGGGCACCGTCGGTCTGGGCGTCACGGCGCTGGTGGGCATCCACCCGACGGACACCGCCACCGACGAGGACGTGGCCACCGCACTCGGCGAGCTCGCCGAGGTGGAGAGCTGCTACGCCGTGGCCGGCGACGAGGCGTTCGTGGTGAAGGTGCGCGTGTCGACCGTCGACGAGCTGGAGCACACACTCGGGCGGCTGCGGCGCATCCCGGGCGTCGGGCGCACCAACACGACGGTGGTGCTCTCGACCCGCTTCGAGGGTCGCCCGAACAACGCGGGCCTGGACGAAGAGGCCGAGAACAAGGCGTAGCCTCCCTTGATGTGAGCGAATCGCCGGAACCCGAATCGCCGGAAAACCTGCCCCGTGACCTGACGCTGTACCTGGTCGCGCGCTTCGCGCTGGTGGCCGTGGTCGCCTGGGTGCTGTCGCTGGTCGGGGTGCCGCTGCTGGTGTCCCTCCTCATCGGGCTCGTCGTGGGCCTGCCGCTGGGTCTGCTGCTGTTCCGCAAGCTCAACGCGCGCGTGACGGCCGGGCTGGCCAAGCGCAACGAGTCGCGGGCTCGTGCGCGGGCCGCCCTGCGCGCCCAGTTGCGCGGCGACCTCCCGTCGAACCCGGGCGACGAGGCCGCGTGAGCAGGCTCCACAACCGGGCCTGGGTGCGTGAGGCCGTCCGCATCATCGAGGCCGACGCGAACCGCAGCGCCGACACCCACCTGCACGTGTTCCCACTGCCCCAGGAATGGGGCGTCGACCTTTACCTGAAGGACGAGTCCGTGCACCCCACGGGCTCGCTCAAGCACCGGCTGGCCCGGTCGCTGCTGCTCTACGGCCTGGTCAACGGCCAGATCGGCCCGGACACCACGCTCATCGAGGCCTCCAGCGGCTCGACGGCGGTGTCCGAGGCGTACTTCGCGCGCATGCTGGGCCTCAAGTTCGTGACCGTGGTGCCGCGGCGCACGAGCAAGGAGAAGATCGCCCTCATCGAGTTCTACGGCGGCGACTGCCACTACGTCGACCGCGCCCCGGACATGTACCCGGAGGCCGAACGCCTCGCCGCCGAGTGCGGCGGGCACTACCTCGACCAGTTCACCTACGCCGAGCGCGCGACCGACTGGCGCGGCAACAACAACATCGCGGAATCGGTGTTCGCGCAGATGCGCGCCGAGCGGCATCCGGTGCCGTCGTGGATCGTCGTGGGCGCCGGGACGGGCGGCACGAGCGCGACGTTCGGGCGGTACGTGCGGTACAAGCGCCATACGACCAAGATCGCCGTGGTGGATCCGGAGAACTCGTCCTTCTTCAGTGCCTGGGAGACCGGGGCGCTGGACTACTCGACGGGGATGCCGTCGCGGATCGAGGGGATCGGCCGGCCGCGGGTGGAGCCGTCGTTCGTGCCCGGGGTGATCGACGAGATGTTCTCGGTGCCGGATGCCGGGTCGCTTGCCGCCATCCGGTTGTTGCGGGACCACACGGGGCACTGGGCCGGTGGGTCTACGGGGACGAACCTGTACGGCGCGTTTTTGCTGATCTCGCGGATGATCGCCGAGGGGCAGGCCGGGTCTGTCGTCACGTTGTTGTGTGACGGTGGGGATCGGTATGCGAACACGTACTACTCGGATGAGTGGTTGGCGGAGCAGGATCTCGATATCGCGCCGTATCGGGCGAAGTTCGATGAGTTTCTGCTGACCGGTCGGTTTGAGGGGTAGGTCCGCGTCCGTGCAGGTCCTCGCAGGGGCGTGTTGCGTGGGTTGTGGCTAGAACGCCAGCGCCACCGCGCTGAGGACCGCCCAGGCGAGCATGGCCAGGCCCGTGTCGCGTAGGGCCGGGATGAGTTCGCGGCCCACTTTGCCGCCGCCGACCGCGCGGACGGACTTGAGCAGCATGGGTGCCGTGACCAGGGCGATGAGCAGCAGCGGGTGCCAGATGCCGAGGACCACGGTGAGCACGTACGGCACCGTCACCAGTGCGAGGTACAAGCGGCGCGTGCCGCTGTCGCCGAGGCGGGTGGCGAGGGTGCGTTTGCCCGACTCGATGTCGGTGGGGATGTCGCGGAGGTTGTTGGCCGTCAGCACCGCCGTGGAGAAGCAGCCGACCGCGACGGCGCAGCCCAGGCCGGCCCAGCTGACGCGCCCGGCCTGCACGTAGACGGTGCCCAGCACGCCGGCGAGGCCGAAGAACACGAAGACGGCGATCTCGCCGAAGCCGTAGTAGCCGTACGGCTTCTTGCCGCCCGTGTAGAACCACGCGCCGAGGATGCAGACGCCGCCCATGATCAGCAGCCACCAGAAGCCGGTGAGGGCCACGAGCAGCAGGCCCAGCACGCCGGCCAGGCCAAGACACACCAGCGCCGCCGCGAGGACGGCCTTCGGGGCGGCCGTGCCGGAGCCGACGAGGCGCAGCGGGCCGACGCGGTTCTCGTCGGTGCCGCGCACGCCGTCGGAGTAGTCGTTGGCGTAGTTCACGCCGATGATCAGAGCGAGCGCGACCAGCAGCGCGAGCACCGAGCGCCACCACGAGAACGCGTCCAGCGCGATCGCCGCCCCGACGCCCGCGACCACCGGCGCGATCGCGTTGGGCAGCGTCCGCGGGCGGGCGCCTTCGATCCACTCACTCACTGTCGCCATGGTCGTTATTCAACGCCATGCGATCTTCACCCGATCAGGAACCCGTGACCTGCCACGTGAGGGTCCCGCTGCTGTTCGGCTCGTCGGCCGACGCGGCGCCCGCGCCGACGACCAACCCCACCGCAAGAGCCACGACCGCCACGGCAGCCTTCGTCCACCTCGTCATACCCCGAGGCAACCGTGATCACTGGCACCCTGTCAACGATCCGGCGGGATTTCACGCCGTCCGGAGGGCGAACAGGGCTTTGACGGCTGCCCGGTCGATCTTCCCGGGGCCCCGCAACGGCAATTCGGCCGTGAACTCGACCTGCTTCGGCGTCGCCGCGGCGCCCAGTTCCTCGCGGACGACGGCGCGGAGCGTTTCGCCCGCGACCGGTCCCTCCGCGACCACCAACGCGACCACCGCTTCACCCCACTGGGGGTCCGGGATCCCGACCACGCAGACGTCGCGCACGCCCTTGATCGCGCCGAGCACCCGCTCCACCGACCCCGCTGACACCTTCACGCCGCCGGTGTTGATCACGTCGTCCGCGCGGCCGAGGACCTCGACGCGGCCGTCGTCGAGCAGCCGGCCGCGGTCGGACGTGCGGAACCAGCCGTCCTGGAACGACTCCTCGGTGAGCGAAGGCGCGAGCCGGTAGCCGTGGGCCAGCACCGGCCCGGAGATCCGCAGCCGCTCATCGGCGTCCGGCTCGACGCGCACCCCGTCGAGCGGCACCCCGTCGTAGACGCAGCCACTCGCGGTCTCGCTCATGCCGTACGCGGGAACGATCCGCACGCCGGCCTCGACAGCCCGCGTACGCAGCGTCGCCGACGTCGCCGCAGCGCCCAGCACGATCCCGTCGAACGCGCGGGCCGCGGACAGCCCGGCCCCGCCGTCGTCGAGCAGCCGGACGAGCTGCGTCGGCACCAGCGCCGTGTACCGCGGCCCGTCCTCGGCCAGCACCGGCGCGGCGGCGGCGGCGAACTCGTCCGGCCGGAAGCCCGCCCCGGTCAGGAAAGCGGCTTTCGTGCCCGCCAGCCGCGCGCGGACCAGTACCTGCAGGCCGCCGATGTAGTGCGCCGGCGTGGCGAGCAGCCAGTGGCCCGCGCCGCCGAGCCGCGCGTGCGTGGCAGTGGCCGACGACGTCAGCGCGCCCGGCGAGAGCAGCACGCCCTTCGGCGCGCCCGTCGACCCGGACGTGGCGATGATCACGGCCGTGTCCGGTTCGGCCGGCGTGTCCGGCGCCATCGCCTCGAGCACGCCGGGCGCCGCCGGGTCGGCCGAAGACAGCGGCAGCACGGCCTCGCCGCCGTCCAGCGCCGCCGCCACGGCCGTGTCCAGGGCGGACACCGCTTCGGCGCTCCCGTCGAGCCACACCACACGCACAAGGTCTCCCGGTGGATCAGTAGTAGTACGGGACGTCGGACCAATCCGGGTCCCGCTTCTGCAGGAACGCGTCGCGGCCTTCCACGGCTTCGTCCTGCATGTACGCCAGCCGCGTGGTCTCGCCGGCG
Protein-coding regions in this window:
- a CDS encoding 1,4-dihydroxy-2-naphthoate polyprenyltransferase, translating into MATVSEWIEGARPRTLPNAIAPVVAGVGAAIALDAFSWWRSVLALLVALALIIGVNYANDYSDGVRGTDENRVGPLRLVGSGTAAPKAVLAAALVCLGLAGVLGLLLVALTGFWWLLIMGGVCILGAWFYTGGKKPYGYYGFGEIAVFVFFGLAGVLGTVYVQAGRVSWAGLGCAVAVGCFSTAVLTANNLRDIPTDIESGKRTLATRLGDSGTRRLYLALVTVPYVLTVVLGIWHPLLLIALVTAPMLLKSVRAVGGGKVGRELIPALRDTGLAMLAWAVLSAVALAF
- a CDS encoding DUF4229 domain-containing protein, yielding MSESPEPESPENLPRDLTLYLVARFALVAVVAWVLSLVGVPLLVSLLIGLVVGLPLGLLLFRKLNARVTAGLAKRNESRARARAALRAQLRGDLPSNPGDEAA
- the menE gene encoding o-succinylbenzoate--CoA ligase, encoding MRVVWLDGSAEAVSALDTAVAAALDGGEAVLPLSSADPAAPGVLEAMAPDTPAEPDTAVIIATSGSTGAPKGVLLSPGALTSSATATHARLGGAGHWLLATPAHYIGGLQVLVRARLAGTKAAFLTGAGFRPDEFAAAAAPVLAEDGPRYTALVPTQLVRLLDDGGAGLSAARAFDGIVLGAAATSATLRTRAVEAGVRIVPAYGMSETASGCVYDGVPLDGVRVEPDADERLRISGPVLAHGYRLAPSLTEESFQDGWFRTSDRGRLLDDGRVEVLGRADDVINTGGVKVSAGSVERVLGAIKGVRDVCVVGIPDPQWGEAVVALVVAEGPVAGETLRAVVREELGAAATPKQVEFTAELPLRGPGKIDRAAVKALFALRTA
- a CDS encoding PLP-dependent cysteine synthase family protein is translated as MSRLHNRAWVREAVRIIEADANRSADTHLHVFPLPQEWGVDLYLKDESVHPTGSLKHRLARSLLLYGLVNGQIGPDTTLIEASSGSTAVSEAYFARMLGLKFVTVVPRRTSKEKIALIEFYGGDCHYVDRAPDMYPEAERLAAECGGHYLDQFTYAERATDWRGNNNIAESVFAQMRAERHPVPSWIVVGAGTGGTSATFGRYVRYKRHTTKIAVVDPENSSFFSAWETGALDYSTGMPSRIEGIGRPRVEPSFVPGVIDEMFSVPDAGSLAAIRLLRDHTGHWAGGSTGTNLYGAFLLISRMIAEGQAGSVVTLLCDGGDRYANTYYSDEWLAEQDLDIAPYRAKFDEFLLTGRFEG
- a CDS encoding Lrp/AsnC family transcriptional regulator, producing the protein MDQLDRKIIAALRVNGRATYADLGRSVGLSASSVHERVGKLEAAGVITGYHAMVDPGTVGLGVTALVGIHPTDTATDEDVATALGELAEVESCYAVAGDEAFVVKVRVSTVDELEHTLGRLRRIPGVGRTNTTVVLSTRFEGRPNNAGLDEEAENKA